The Dysidea avara chromosome 11, odDysAvar1.4, whole genome shotgun sequence genome includes the window CACATGTACTCTATTGTGCTTTTGATACATGATTGGCATGTCTCACAGTTTGTATCATGTGTTAGGCATTTTCTGACAATGTCAAGAAAGGAGTGGAGCAGTTTTCACCTGAAGTGCGAGATGATGTAGTGATATTATTTTCTGCTCATTCATTGCCAATGAGAGTGAGTGTTGTGTCACAATGAAGGGGGTGGGGATGTGTGTCATGAAGGATGATATAACAGGTGGTAGAACGAGGTGATCCCTATCCTGCTGAGGTGGCTGCTACTGTACATGCTGTAATGGAACAACTGAAGTTCTCCCATCCTTACAGGCTAGTATGGCAGTCTAAGGTGATTACATagtacaacacactactgtcTCTCTCTACACAcgcgcacatgcacacactcacacagcCTTCTGTTGTCCTGTCACAATACACTAAATAAAACACCACCACACTCTGTATGAGTCATGAATTCTTGACTCTGTTGGCACCTTATGAGAATTTCTGAGAGACTTAGGAGCAAAGCTGAAACTTGAAGAAATTGGCACCAGGTTGTGCCATATCTCACAGGTAAGGTGTGAGTATCCAAAGAGCCATGGACAATTGGTGTTTGCTTTCCCAGTTCCCCATTTCTAGCTGGGTAGACTGAAACAATTTTTTGCTCCAGCAACTGGACATCGAACCTGGATCATAGGCTGTAGCTGccttatacatgcatgcacacagacacactacacacagacacactacacacatgtcaTAATAActaatttgtattgtaattgtacctAGGTAGGGCCGCTTCCATGGCTGGGTCCTCAAACAGACAAAACTATTGAAGAACTGATAAAAAGAAACCGCAAGAACATTTTACTGGTACCAATAGCATTTACTTCAGATCATATTGAAACACTACACGAGCTTGACCTTGAATATGCTGAGGAGCTGGCTACAAAAGTGAGTGGGTGTGTGGGGTGATGTGTTacgtatgtgtttgtgtgcacaGTAATGAATGTGACACTTTTCTTTCTCTCTCAATGTAGTGTGGTGCTCCAAACAGTGTCAAGAGAGCAGAGTCACTCAATGATAACAACACTTTCATTGAGGTAACCATAACAATACTGCATTGTCTGTTGCTATGACAACACTCTTGAGCAGGCACTGGCTGATTTAGTGCACACCCACCTCAAGGAGGACAAGTCATGTTCCACTCAGCTACACCTTCGTTGTCAAATGTGCTCCAACAATACTTGCGGCAAGATGAGAGAATTTTTTATAAACTAATGTTCATTTCTAaccaatgttttttttttctatcCGATTTATTATGCATAGTTTTTCATATTATCATATCAGTCTGTTAAAGTAACACGATTACTATGAACATACTACACACTAACAAATTATTGAAAATGGTACCTCAATAATCAGGACAACCCACAATTGTCCTTGTTCCTATTGTACTCGCATTTAATCCTCTGAAATCATAAACCTGTGCTGTTCATTTGAAGATATCTAGGAGAGGGGCTCCACTTTTTTGTACCATGctggaaaaaaaaaaaggatAAGCTCCTCAGTCTTGCAATCACTACCCATTCGAGCACCCCTACATACTATACCACCAATTTTATATCCCCTACAGTTCAAGGGTAATTAACATTTTTAATCCATGTATGAAAAGGTATCAGCAATTGTAGTATTGATACAGACATACAACAAATTCACAACATCAGTCAGTGCGGTTTTCGTCGGAACGAGCAACCTGCAGAGAAAAGGGGTGTGCGTGAACAAGGGATGAACAGTACAGCGTGTACACCAACCTTCTGTTAGTCTTGCACGGCCGCCAGTTGGTTGACACAGTACTGTTGAACAACTCATACACACGACTACAGTTTGTGCGTGGCTAAACACAGTGGTGATTTTGTAACAACCTGCGAAACAATGAATGCTAGACATTAAATGGCGACGTGGAACACCAGCTCACCTGGGCACTTTACGTCCATAAAATAAGAATTGGGACTCTGTACGAGTCTTTTCAGCTTGTGCTTTCGCTTCTCAGCCTCCGGGCTCGGATGTAACAAGTCGACTGACAACTGCAAAAAAAATGGCGATGCCACGTGTTACAACAAAACAGCAAATCGGGCAGCATAGCGCCGGCAGAACACAGCCCAAAAGTCATTCAGTATTGAGTGATTTTAAAAAGATTGTCTTTTGGTGTGTTTTGCTGAGCTGGCAACCACGGAACTCACCGGCATCTTCACCGCTACATCAAACACAGAAAGAGGCTTGGTTGAAAATGGCAGCTGTCTTATATAGATGCGCCGCGCGCCGCGGTTACACTCGTGTGGTGCAATTTAATTCTAACGCATGCGcgtgtaaaataaaattatgattGACTGAGTCAGCATTGAAGCAAGTTTATACAAGATCAATTCTTCATGgtattgtgtacttgtagttgCTAATCTGTCAAGGCTCTAAGAGCTTTAATAATGTCTCCTTCATTTTCTCTTAAGCTTCTTTCAGCTGCAGTTCTTGAGATTTCAAATTCTTTAACCTACAAAGGAACAAGCTGGCTCAAGATATTGAATCACTATGACAATAACTTACAATTAGTTCTACATCTTCTTTGCGTATTTTTATCTTTGCTAACTCCTGATCTCTGCATTGAAAGACAAGTGAACAATAAAAAATATCATCTGAATAAAGTTGTGTTA containing:
- the LOC136239128 gene encoding small ribosomal subunit protein eS27, whose product is MPLSVDLLHPSPEAEKRKHKLKRLVQSPNSYFMDVKCPGCYKITTVFSHAQTVVVCMSCSTVLCQPTGGRARLTEGCSFRRKPH